In one window of Helianthus annuus cultivar XRQ/B chromosome 17, HanXRQr2.0-SUNRISE, whole genome shotgun sequence DNA:
- the LOC110921683 gene encoding protein PAM71, chloroplastic isoform X2, with translation MRSMTTLCSSESILLTRRSQPAKQFRSFVDSTVFSRQHRIKLHDTRFRQVRLSRTHMNVLQSDGDDATKLPHNTDHRECSTSEKLYSTNKPTPITPLLFRNLSTDASWNTYLKFMLFFGILTFQDAENALASSDAASVMQFSSFFGDLDDLSTGFASAFLLIFFSELGDKTFFIAALLAARNSAAVVFLGTFGALGVMTVISVVLGRTFHYVDEILPFRFGDMDLPIDDIAAALLLVYFGVSTLLDASSDDGLKAEEEQKEAEIAVSEVSGDGAGILAAASTIISTFLLVFVAEWGDKSFFSTIALAAASSPLGVIGGALAGHGLATLLAVLGGSLLGTFLSEKVIAYVGGVLFLVFAAVTVVEIVS, from the exons GCAACATCGGATCAAATTACATGATACTCGTTTCAGACAAGTTCGGCTCTCAAGAACACATATGAAT GTACTTCAATCTGACGGCGACGATGCAACAAAACTGCCACACAATACGGATCACCGGGAATGCAGTACTTCAGAGAAATTATATTCAACAAATAAACCGACACCAATAACGCCACTTCTGTTTAGAAACTTATCAACCGACGCATCATGGAACACCTACCTAAAATTTATGCTGTTTTTCGGAATTTTAACTTTTCAAGACGCTGAAAACGCCCTCGCGAGTTCAGACGCTGCTAGTGTAATGCAGTTTAGCTCATTTTTCGGAGATCTCGATGATTTAAGCACAGGTTTTGCTTCA GCATTCTTGTTGATATTTTTCTCTGAACTGGGAGACAAAACCTTCTTCATAGCG GCGCTTTTAGCAGCTCGGAACTCTGCTGCAGTTGTCTTCCTGGGGACTTTCGGCGCACTTGG TGTAATGACCGTCATATCTGTTGTTCTTGGGCGGACTTTTCACTATGTAGACGAAATCCTTCCCTTCAG ATTTGGCGACATGGACCTACCAATTGACGATATCGCTGCAGCATTGCTTCTG GTTTATTTTGGTGTTTCAACGTTGCTCGATGCCTCTTCTGATGACGGTCTTAAAGCAGAAGAAGAACAGAAAGAG GCGGAGATAGCGGTGTCGGAAGTTTCGGGAGATGGTGCTGGGATTTTAGCTGCAGCTAGCACAATAATTAGCACTTTTCTTTTAGTTTTTGTAGCTGAATGGGGTGATAAATCATTTTTCTCCACAATTG CTCTTGCTGCAGCATCTTCACCTCTTGGAGTCATTGGTGGGGCACTAGCAGGTCATGGGCTTGCAACTCTG CTGGCTGTACTTGGAGGCTCGTTACTCGGAACTTTCTTATCCGAAAAG GTGATTGCATATGTTGGAGGTGTTCTTTTCCTGGTGTTTGCAGCAGTGACTGTTGTTGAGATTGTGAGTTAG
- the LOC110921683 gene encoding protein PAM71, chloroplastic isoform X1, whose protein sequence is MRSMTTLCSSESILLTRRSQPAKQFRSFVDSTVFSRQHRIKLHDTRFRQVRLSRTHMNVLQSDGDDATKLPHNTDHRECSTSEKLYSTNKPTPITPLLFRNLSTDASWNTYLKFMLFFGILTFQDAENALASSDAASVMQFSSFFGDLDDLSTGFASAFLLIFFSELGDKTFFIAIQSFVALLFQALLAARNSAAVVFLGTFGALGVMTVISVVLGRTFHYVDEILPFRFGDMDLPIDDIAAALLLVYFGVSTLLDASSDDGLKAEEEQKEAEIAVSEVSGDGAGILAAASTIISTFLLVFVAEWGDKSFFSTIALAAASSPLGVIGGALAGHGLATLLAVLGGSLLGTFLSEKVIAYVGGVLFLVFAAVTVVEIVS, encoded by the exons GCAACATCGGATCAAATTACATGATACTCGTTTCAGACAAGTTCGGCTCTCAAGAACACATATGAAT GTACTTCAATCTGACGGCGACGATGCAACAAAACTGCCACACAATACGGATCACCGGGAATGCAGTACTTCAGAGAAATTATATTCAACAAATAAACCGACACCAATAACGCCACTTCTGTTTAGAAACTTATCAACCGACGCATCATGGAACACCTACCTAAAATTTATGCTGTTTTTCGGAATTTTAACTTTTCAAGACGCTGAAAACGCCCTCGCGAGTTCAGACGCTGCTAGTGTAATGCAGTTTAGCTCATTTTTCGGAGATCTCGATGATTTAAGCACAGGTTTTGCTTCA GCATTCTTGTTGATATTTTTCTCTGAACTGGGAGACAAAACCTTCTTCATAGCG ATTCAAAGCTTCGTTGCATTACTTTTTCAGGCGCTTTTAGCAGCTCGGAACTCTGCTGCAGTTGTCTTCCTGGGGACTTTCGGCGCACTTGG TGTAATGACCGTCATATCTGTTGTTCTTGGGCGGACTTTTCACTATGTAGACGAAATCCTTCCCTTCAG ATTTGGCGACATGGACCTACCAATTGACGATATCGCTGCAGCATTGCTTCTG GTTTATTTTGGTGTTTCAACGTTGCTCGATGCCTCTTCTGATGACGGTCTTAAAGCAGAAGAAGAACAGAAAGAG GCGGAGATAGCGGTGTCGGAAGTTTCGGGAGATGGTGCTGGGATTTTAGCTGCAGCTAGCACAATAATTAGCACTTTTCTTTTAGTTTTTGTAGCTGAATGGGGTGATAAATCATTTTTCTCCACAATTG CTCTTGCTGCAGCATCTTCACCTCTTGGAGTCATTGGTGGGGCACTAGCAGGTCATGGGCTTGCAACTCTG CTGGCTGTACTTGGAGGCTCGTTACTCGGAACTTTCTTATCCGAAAAG GTGATTGCATATGTTGGAGGTGTTCTTTTCCTGGTGTTTGCAGCAGTGACTGTTGTTGAGATTGTGAGTTAG